A genome region from Arachis duranensis cultivar V14167 chromosome 8, aradu.V14167.gnm2.J7QH, whole genome shotgun sequence includes the following:
- the LOC107461077 gene encoding uncharacterized protein LOC107461077 — protein sequence MAAETDQGTTLCSHCDRAIPAANIDLHYAHCSRNLEKCKICGDMIPKLHAEDHYLSTHAPVACSMCSETMDRDVLDIHRGENCPQRIVTCDFCEFPLPAIDLAEHQEVCGNRTELCHLCNKYVRLRERYNHDSSCNRIQDSAAGSSRATRPAERDEGAHRRARPPPPQNELSTKRLLFTIAITGIAVILGSMFFQRKTEPSDVH from the exons ATGGCAGCTGAAACCGATCAAGGCACAACGCTGTGCTCTCACTG CGATCGGGCTATCCCTGCCGCAAATATTGATTTGCATTATGCTCATTGCTCCCGGAATCTTGAAAAATGCAAAATTTGTGGTGACATGATTCCCAAACTACATGCTGAGGATCACTATTTAAGCACCCATGCACCG GTTGCTTGTTCAATGTGCAGTGAGACAATGGATCGTGATGTTTTAGATATCCACAGAGGTGAAAATTGTCCACAAAGGATTGTCACATGTGACTTCTGTGAGTTCCCATTGCCAGCAATTGATTTGGCTGAGCATCAG GAAGTATGTGGGAATCGAACAGAACTTTGTCACCTTTGTAACAAATATGTCAGATTACGGGAAAGGTACAATCATGACAGCAGTTGCAATAGAATCCAAGACAGTGCTGCAGGGTCTTCAAG GGCTACAAGGCCAGCTGAAAGAGATGAGGGTGCTCATAGAAGGGCACGACCACCACCGCCGCAGAATGAACTCTCTACAAAACGTCTTCTTTTCACAATAGCAATCACTGGAATTGCAGTCATACTCGGATCCATGTTTTTCCAGAGGAAAACAGAGCCCAGTGATGTGCATTAA